The Deltaproteobacteria bacterium genome segment GTCCCGCCCAATATCGGTACAGAGTATATGATCGACGCCCAGTTCGGTGATGCTTTCGATGAGGCGCCACGGACTTACCGAAGCCGCCTCGGTCCATCCCTGAACAGCCAAGGCAAAGCCACTCTGAGAGCTACGAACATCAACAGCCAATGTCACCCGCTCGGGGCCAAGCAGTCGAATCAGTTCGCTCGCCTGCTCGGGAGCATGCGCCGCTAAACTGCCGATGACGACCCGGCTAACGCCCGACTCGATGTATGCTGCGGCCGTCTCGATCGTGCGAATGCCGCCACCAACTTGCACGCTTAGTTCGGAGTTACGGACGATATCGCGGATCAGATCAGCTTGAATCGCTGCTCCATCACGGCTACCGTCTAGATCCACTATATGTAAAAACGTCGCACCGGCTGCGGCATACGACTGCGCCACGGCGACGGGATTGTCCCCATATTCGGTTACTTGGTCAAAGCGTCCTTGACGCAGACGCACGATACGACCGCGCAGCAAATCTATGGCTGGATAGAGATTTAGCATAGGACAGTGCTCCTCACAAAGTTGCTTAGTAGACGCGCTCCAGGACCCTGACTTTTTTCCGGATGAAACTGCACACCTTTGACGTTGCCATAACTAACCACGGCAGGCAAAAGCTCACCGTGCTCCGTCACTGCCTTGACCCAGGGCCCATCAGGAGCGCGAAAACTATGGACGAAATAAAAACAATCATCATCCTGTATTGCCGCGAGCAAGGGTTCGGCGGAGTCGCGACGCTGCAAATGATTCCAGCCCATGTGCGGCACCCGCGCCAATGGATCATCTTTAAGCCTCACCACTCGACCAGGGATCAAACCTAAGCACGCGACGTCGCCTTCCTCGGAACTCTCAAAGAGTAGCTGCATACCAAGACAGATACCGAGCACTGGTTGCTTCAGGTTACGTAGCACCGGTATCAATTGCGCAGCATCGAGACGGCGCATCGCTTCGCGTGCGGCTCCCACACCTGGCAAGATGACCTGATCTGCACCAGCAATCTGGACCGGATTGGAGGTCAAACAATGCGATGCGCCGAGTCGCTCGAGTGCATTTACCACGGACTTAAGGTTGGCACCGCCGGTGT includes the following:
- the hisA gene encoding 1-(5-phosphoribosyl)-5-[(5-phosphoribosylamino)methylideneamino]imidazole-4-carboxamide isomerase, with translation MLNLYPAIDLLRGRIVRLRQGRFDQVTEYGDNPVAVAQSYAAAGATFLHIVDLDGSRDGAAIQADLIRDIVRNSELSVQVGGGIRTIETAAAYIESGVSRVVIGSLAAHAPEQASELIRLLGPERVTLAVDVRSSQSGFALAVQGWTEAASVSPWRLIESITELGVDHILCTDIGRDGELTGPNLDLYRELLTRFPGLKLLASGGVASLDDLRRLAKIGASGAIVGKALYSGEFSLEEALRCCANG
- the hisH gene encoding imidazole glycerol phosphate synthase subunit HisH is translated as MIAIVDTGGANLKSVVNALERLGASHCLTSNPVQIAGADQVILPGVGAAREAMRRLDAAQLIPVLRNLKQPVLGICLGMQLLFESSEEGDVACLGLIPGRVVRLKDDPLARVPHMGWNHLQRRDSAEPLLAAIQDDDCFYFVHSFRAPDGPWVKAVTEHGELLPAVVSYGNVKGVQFHPEKSQGPGARLLSNFVRSTVLC